The nucleotide window CGAATTCAAGTATTATTGCGTTTTGAGGGCAAATACTTATACAACTGCCACATCCGACACACCAGGGTTCAATGTGTATATTTCTTTTTTTTATCTTTAACTTTTCTTCCAAATCTAAGTAATTTTCCTGTCCAAGAAAGATATCTATATTAAAACGAAGCTCATCTATCGAATCCATGCCAATAGCTATTGAATCAATGTTCTCATTTTCAAGAGCATAGTTTACAGCCAATTTTATACTTTCAGCTAAACCACCTCCTGCCAGGACTTTCATCGCATAGATTCCTTTGTTTTTTTCTTTAGCCTTTTTTATAGCTAATTCCATATCACTTAGGTTTCCATCTTTTATTCCTATTCCCTTGTAGTTGATAAGAGGCATAATGACATCAATCTCCTCAATATCACCAGCTAAATCTACAACTTTTGCTGAGTGAGTGGTAATTGATATAGCACTGATCAAACCATTATTTTTAGCTTCAATTAATGCTTTTAAAGCCCCTTTTCTAAATGTTGATCCGTCAAATTCATCTTTTTGTACTTCATGGAGCCCGAATATCTCAACTTTATCTCGATTTATTTCTTTTAAACACTTTTCTATGCTTAATTTCATATCTTTATACGTTTTTGCATAAGACCTTGAAGAAATAACAATATCTTCGTCATTATCTAATGCTTTTAATGCATAGTTTAGATGGCTATACGTTTCATATAATTCAGCTGTATCCCAGAAATTTACTCCCTTTTTATAAGCTTCTGCCAGAAGCTGTGTGGATTTCTCCAGAGATAAATTGGCATGATAAATACTAAATGCTAAAGTTCCATAGCATAATTTTGAAACACTTAAATTTGATTTTCCTAAAGTTTTACGCTCTAATTTTCTTATACTATCTGCCATGGAGAATTTTCTTCAGCTATAAATATTTGTATCTCTAAATCCTGCAACAATTCTTTTAATGTATTAAGAATTATTCTTTCTGTTTCCAGATGTCCAGCATCTACTACCACCATATTGTCTATTTCAAGCGCTGTATGATAACGAATATCACCTGTTATATACAAATCCACATCTCTTAAATTTCTTATAAAATCTCCACCACTACCGGGACACACTGCAACCCTTCTAATCTTCTTTCTACCAGAAGGATTTATAAGCTTTAAACTACTAACATTCAAAATCTGCTTTAATTTTTTAAGAAATTCATCAAGATTTTCTTCTTTAGCAAGCTCACCTATTCTGCCAAAGCCTGAACTTAAACCTGTTTCTTCAATAATCTGAATATTATCCAGATTAAGTAGTCCGGCTAATTTATCTGCAACACCATTTTTTACTGCGTCAAGGTTTGTATGCGCTGAATATATTTGAATATTATTTTGTATAGACTTAATTATTGTTGAACCGGTAAAATTATTCGCTTTAATTTTACTCATCTTCCCAAAAATCATAGGGTGATGAGCTATGATTAAACCGCAATTTTTGCTTATTGCCTGGTCAATAACAT belongs to Candidatus Melainabacteria bacterium RIFOXYA2_FULL_32_9 and includes:
- a CDS encoding Nif3-like dinuclear metal center hexameric protein; the encoded protein is MVKTNKIIDKVEQFAPLSLQSEWDNSGWQIYLGNFDVDRVLLALSPTLDVIDQAISKNCGLIIAHHPMIFGKMSKIKANNFTGSTIIKSIQNNIQIYSAHTNLDAVKNGVADKLAGLLNLDNIQIIEETGLSSGFGRIGELAKEENLDEFLKKLKQILNVSSLKLINPSGRKKIRRVAVCPGSGGDFIRNLRDVDLYITGDIRYHTALEIDNMVVVDAGHLETERIILNTLKELLQDLEIQIFIAEENSPWQIV